One Halobacterium sp. DL1 DNA window includes the following coding sequences:
- a CDS encoding preprotein translocase subunit SecY (Sec61alpha; forms heterotrimeric complex in the membrane; in archaea the complex is similar to the eukaryotic complex and consists of Sec61alpha which forms the channel pore and Sec61gamma and Sec61beta; the beta subunit is not essential), with the protein MGWKESAAPVLTRMPAVQRPEGHVPFRRKMYWTAGVLVLYFFLTNVSLWGLQAGGEDFFGQFRSLLAGGQGTVLQLGIGPIVTASIVLQLLGGANLLGLDTDDPRDQAIYQGLQKFLVVVMVFLTGLPMVFLGNFLQPSAQLAQSLGVGLFGVRALIFAQIAAGGVLLLFMDEVISKWGVGSGIGLFIVANVSQSLVGGLFFWEGGVGNQGLIPTWFDIAVGNVSNIPPLLTTDGLSFVLMQAGILGVITTVLIYVVVVYAESVRVEIPLSHARVKGARGRFPVKLIYASVLPMILVRALQANIQFLGQILNSTVNLPTWAGVYVEGQPVSGLFYYFAPIYNPDAWMWWTAASTAEPWQVMIRIAVDLTFMVIGGGIFAIFWVETADMGPKATAKQIQNSGMQIPGFRKNLGVIEKVLERYIPQVTVIGGALVGLLAVMANMLGTIGNVTGTGLLLTISITYKLYEEIAEEQMMEMHPMMREMFGGGD; encoded by the coding sequence ATGGGATGGAAGGAGTCTGCTGCGCCGGTCCTCACGCGGATGCCCGCAGTGCAGCGTCCGGAGGGGCACGTTCCGTTCCGTCGGAAGATGTACTGGACGGCCGGCGTCCTCGTCCTGTACTTCTTCCTGACGAACGTCTCGCTGTGGGGCCTCCAGGCCGGCGGCGAGGACTTCTTCGGACAGTTCCGGAGTCTACTCGCCGGCGGTCAGGGGACGGTGCTCCAGCTGGGCATCGGGCCCATCGTCACGGCGAGCATCGTCCTGCAGCTGCTGGGCGGTGCGAACCTGCTCGGACTGGACACGGACGACCCGCGTGACCAGGCCATCTACCAGGGGCTCCAGAAGTTCCTGGTGGTCGTGATGGTGTTCCTGACGGGACTGCCGATGGTGTTCCTCGGGAACTTCCTCCAGCCGAGCGCGCAGCTCGCCCAGAGCCTCGGCGTCGGTCTGTTCGGCGTCCGGGCGCTCATCTTCGCCCAGATCGCGGCGGGTGGCGTCCTGCTGCTGTTCATGGACGAGGTCATCTCGAAGTGGGGCGTCGGCTCAGGTATCGGCCTCTTCATCGTGGCCAACGTGAGCCAGAGCCTCGTCGGCGGCCTCTTCTTCTGGGAGGGTGGCGTCGGCAACCAGGGGCTCATCCCCACGTGGTTCGACATCGCGGTGGGCAACGTCTCGAACATCCCGCCGCTGCTGACGACTGACGGCCTCTCGTTCGTGTTGATGCAGGCGGGCATCCTCGGCGTCATCACGACGGTTCTCATCTACGTGGTCGTCGTGTACGCCGAGAGCGTGCGCGTCGAGATTCCGCTCAGCCACGCCCGCGTGAAGGGCGCCCGGGGCCGCTTCCCGGTGAAGCTCATCTACGCGAGCGTCCTGCCCATGATCCTCGTTCGCGCGCTGCAGGCGAACATCCAGTTCCTCGGGCAGATCCTCAACTCCACGGTGAACCTCCCCACCTGGGCGGGCGTCTACGTGGAGGGACAGCCAGTCAGTGGCCTGTTTTACTACTTCGCGCCCATCTACAACCCCGACGCCTGGATGTGGTGGACCGCAGCCTCCACGGCCGAGCCGTGGCAGGTGATGATCCGCATCGCCGTCGACCTCACGTTCATGGTCATCGGCGGCGGCATCTTCGCCATCTTCTGGGTGGAGACCGCCGACATGGGCCCCAAGGCGACCGCCAAGCAGATCCAGAACTCCGGGATGCAGATTCCGGGCTTCCGGAAGAACCTCGGCGTCATCGAGAAGGTCCTCGAGCGGTACATCCCGCAGGTCACCGTCATCGGCGGTGCCCTCGTCGGCCTGCTCGCCGTCATGGCGAACATGCTCGGCACCATCGGGAACGTCACCGGGACGGGCCTGCTGCTGACGATCTCTATCACGTACAAGCTGTACGAGGAGATCGCTGAAGAGCAGATGATGGAGATGCACCCGATGATGCGCGAGATGTTCGGCGGCGGCGACTAA